DNA from Mycolicibacterium alvei:
GTGGACCCCGCCCATCGGCACCGACAGCGGAACCGCGATGAACCCGGCCTCCAGAGCACCGAGGAAGGAGATGACGTATTCCAGCCCCTGCGGAGCGAGGATCACCGCGCGGTCGCCCACCGAGCCGTTCTGCCGAAGCACGTGCGCCAATCCGCGCACCTTGCGGTACAGCTGGGACCAGGTCAGGGTGACGGGCACGCCCTGGGGATCGTGGTCGTAATCCACATATGTGTAGGCGTTGTCGTCGGGTTGCAGGCTGGCGCGTTCCCGCAGCACTCCGACCAGCGTCGTGTCGATCATCAATTCAGCCTTTCTGAGCCGTTCCAGTCAATCTCGCCGGTGAGATCGAATTCGGCCAGGGTTTTCGCGGCCAGCTCCGCCAACCTGGCCTTCGAATTCTGTTCGCCCGCCTGGTATCCGGTGATCCCTATGGAGACCTTGCCACCGACCCGGCAGGACACCAGCACCAGCTGGCCGTCGGCGTCCTCCAGCTCCTGGCGGGTGGTTCCCTGGTCGACACCACGGAACACGATGTATTCGGCTTCCGTGCCGTCCACCCGGGTGACGTCGGACATCAGGTCACCCAGATTCGAGCAGGACACCGGAAGGTCGCCGTTTCCGATGACACCGTCGGCAACTCGTTTCAGCAGCCCCTTGGGCACCAGCGGGGTCAACGGTAGGAGTTGCAGGGTCTCGTCCGGAGAATCACGCAGCGTGGTGAACGCCTGACGGATAACTCCACGGGCACCGGACTGATCGGTGGTGACCGTCATCGGATCCACCCGGGCGTTCGCCAGTGACATCGCGTTGGCCCGAGTATCGCCGTCCGTGCGATCGTTGACTGCGATCAGCAGCGTGACGTCACCGTCGGGACCGCACCGCCCCATCTGCTCCCCGAGTTTCGCTCCGAAGCCGGCCAGCATCGAATAACTGTTGCCACCAATAGCTTCCGCACGCGCATTCCAGTCCGCAAGGTCGATAAAGACCGAGATCGCGGGCAGTATCGTGGGCTTGTCACCGTCAGGCACGACCTGAACCGGCTTGCGGACCGCGCCCGCGGCATCATCGGGGTTCGGCTTTCGAAGGAGCCTGACCGCATCGGCGACCGTACGCGCCACCTCGGGCATGTCCGCCAGGGTTTCCCGGACATCCCGCACGATCGCGTGCAATCTGCTGCGCGAGTTCGGGACCGGGTAGCCGAGATCAGACCGCCGGCCGGCAATCGCGTCCGCGACCACCAGCACTCCCCCGACTCCGTCACCCAGGCAGTGCGAAACCACCACGGTGACCGCAGTCGAGCCATCGGTCACCGGCAGCACTCCCATGTGCCACCCGGGTCCGCGTTCCGGATCGATCGGCAGCTGCGCACGCTCGTCGAGCCAATCGCCGATCTCGGTCCTCCGACGAGGTTCGGCGAACTCGAGTGGAGCCTGGGGGCCCGGCGCCGAAACCCAGCGATACCGACCGAAAGGCAGCGGGGAACGCTCGATCCGCCGACCGAACAGTCCTCCGCCGAAGTTCTGGTGGAAGCGGCGCAGCCCATCGATATCGATCGGATGGTCGTAGACCCACGAGCACTGCATCACCTGCACGCGGCCCGTGGCCCGCATCATCCGTACGGCAGCCTCGTCCCACAGCGCCAGCCGGTTCTCCGGGTGATCGGCGGACGAGCGGAATGTCGAAGAAAGCGATCGGTTCATCGGCGCTACTCGATCACACCGGCAAGTTCGAAGTCCGCCAGGGTCTTGGCCACCAGATCGTGCAACCACGGCGTGGAGTTCTCCGAACCCGGCTGGTAGGCAACGACGCTGAGCGAAACCTTACTGTCAACCTGGCAGGCGACCACGGTGAGCAGACCACACCGTTGTTCGAGTGCCCCACGGGTGGCGTACCGGTCGATTCCCCGGAAATAGAGGTAATCGGCCTCGGTTCCGTCGGCCAGC
Protein-coding regions in this window:
- a CDS encoding WS/DGAT/MGAT family O-acyltransferase; the protein is MNRSLSSTFRSSADHPENRLALWDEAAVRMMRATGRVQVMQCSWVYDHPIDIDGLRRFHQNFGGGLFGRRIERSPLPFGRYRWVSAPGPQAPLEFAEPRRRTEIGDWLDERAQLPIDPERGPGWHMGVLPVTDGSTAVTVVVSHCLGDGVGGVLVVADAIAGRRSDLGYPVPNSRSRLHAIVRDVRETLADMPEVARTVADAVRLLRKPNPDDAAGAVRKPVQVVPDGDKPTILPAISVFIDLADWNARAEAIGGNSYSMLAGFGAKLGEQMGRCGPDGDVTLLIAVNDRTDGDTRANAMSLANARVDPMTVTTDQSGARGVIRQAFTTLRDSPDETLQLLPLTPLVPKGLLKRVADGVIGNGDLPVSCSNLGDLMSDVTRVDGTEAEYIVFRGVDQGTTRQELEDADGQLVLVSCRVGGKVSIGITGYQAGEQNSKARLAELAAKTLAEFDLTGEIDWNGSERLN